DNA from Streptomyces luteogriseus:
GTCCTGTGTCGCCTGACGCGGTGCAGCTGATGACTGCGTTCATCGTGCCCGGCTACCAGGGGCAGGGACTGGGCAGAGTGATGGTTCAGACGGTCGCCAAGGATCTGCTGCGACGTGGCTTCAAGGCGATCGAGGCCTTCGGAGACGCGCGCTGGAAAGAACCTGCCTGTGTGCTGCCCGCCGATCATCTTCTGGCGGTGGGCTTCAAGACGGTCCGCCAGCATCCCACCCATCCGCGGCTGAGGCTGGAGCTGAGGTCGACGCTCTCCTGGAAGGAAGACGTCGAGATGGCCTTGGACCGGCTCCTGGGAGCCGTGCAGAAGGAGCCGGCGCTGCG
Protein-coding regions in this window:
- a CDS encoding GNAT family N-acetyltransferase, whose translation is MGRRLVPLTLDNLQDLPKRCRSCVFWELDPVSGEAAVNEGTSAPEKEAWISAVLLDWGSCGRVVYVDDVPVGYVLYAPPAYVPRSTAFPTSPVSPDAVQLMTAFIVPGYQGQGLGRVMVQTVAKDLLRRGFKAIEAFGDARWKEPACVLPADHLLAVGFKTVRQHPTHPRLRLELRSTLSWKEDVEMALDRLLGAVQKEPALRPL